In the Enterococcus saigonensis genome, one interval contains:
- a CDS encoding cyclodeaminase/cyclohydrolase family protein, translating into MKLVEMQLNEFVKILGSNAPAPGGGSASALAAAQGIALTKMVTELTIGKKKYAEFEVEMKDLQEKAAVLQEELLVAIDEDTVAFNQVSAVFEMPKNTEEEKKERQKAMQNALQGAAMTPFKMMEKIVAALELTQKAIGKSNTNAASDLGVAALNLKAALQGAWLNVLINLSSIEDDAFVLQYKRDGKELVTKGSTLADTIYQKIIEII; encoded by the coding sequence ATGAAACTCGTTGAGATGCAACTAAATGAATTTGTGAAAATCTTAGGTTCTAATGCACCAGCACCAGGAGGCGGTTCTGCTTCGGCTTTAGCAGCGGCCCAAGGAATTGCACTAACAAAAATGGTGACAGAACTGACAATTGGCAAAAAGAAATATGCGGAATTTGAAGTAGAGATGAAAGATTTACAAGAAAAAGCTGCAGTGTTGCAAGAGGAATTGCTAGTGGCGATTGATGAAGATACTGTCGCTTTTAATCAGGTTTCGGCTGTTTTTGAAATGCCAAAAAATACCGAAGAAGAAAAAAAAGAACGCCAAAAAGCAATGCAAAATGCACTGCAAGGCGCTGCAATGACACCATTTAAAATGATGGAAAAAATTGTTGCCGCACTAGAGCTCACACAAAAAGCTATCGGGAAGTCAAATACTAATGCAGCGAGTGATCTAGGTGTAGCCGCACTAAATTTAAAAGCAGCCTTACAAGGAGCTTGGCTAAATGTTTTGATTAATCTTTCAAGCATTGAAGATGATGCTTTTGTTTTGCAATACAAACGCGATGGAAAAGAGTTGGTCACCAAAGGCAGTACATTAGCAGATACAATTTATCAAAAAATCATTGAAATTATTTGA
- the ftcD gene encoding glutamate formimidoyltransferase: MAKLIECIPNFSEGRDQSVIEGLVKTAKNVSGVTLLDYSSDSSHNRSVFTLVGDEKGIQEVAFQLVKFASENIDMTKHHGEHPRMGATDVVPFVPIKDVTMAECITISKEVAKRINEELHIPIFLYEDSATTPERKNLAKVRKGQFEKMPEKLLEEQWAPDFGERKIHPTAGVTAVGARMPLVAFNVNLDTDNIEIANKIAKIVRGSSGGWKYCKGIGVMLEGRNIAQVSMNMVNFEKTPLYRVFETIRFEAKRYGVSIIGSEVIGLTPAKALIDCADYYLQIEEFDYDKQVLENHLLN; encoded by the coding sequence ATGGCAAAATTAATTGAATGTATTCCAAACTTTAGTGAAGGTCGAGATCAAAGCGTAATTGAAGGTCTGGTGAAGACTGCCAAAAATGTTAGCGGGGTTACATTATTGGACTACTCTTCTGATTCCTCTCATAATCGTAGTGTTTTTACTTTAGTAGGGGATGAAAAAGGTATTCAAGAAGTTGCGTTTCAATTGGTGAAATTCGCCAGCGAAAACATTGATATGACAAAACATCACGGAGAACATCCTCGAATGGGAGCCACCGATGTTGTGCCTTTTGTACCAATTAAAGACGTAACGATGGCAGAATGTATCACGATTTCTAAAGAGGTTGCCAAACGAATTAACGAAGAATTACACATTCCTATTTTCTTATATGAAGATTCTGCTACGACCCCTGAGCGAAAGAATTTAGCAAAAGTTCGTAAAGGACAGTTTGAAAAAATGCCAGAAAAATTATTGGAAGAGCAGTGGGCGCCTGATTTTGGCGAACGCAAAATTCATCCTACTGCGGGTGTAACTGCTGTGGGAGCAAGAATGCCGCTAGTGGCTTTTAATGTTAACCTTGACACTGATAATATTGAAATCGCCAATAAAATCGCGAAAATTGTCCGCGGATCTTCTGGTGGTTGGAAATATTGTAAAGGAATTGGCGTCATGTTAGAAGGGCGTAACATTGCCCAAGTATCTATGAACATGGTGAATTTTGAAAAAACTCCGTTATATCGTGTTTTTGAAACCATTCGCTTTGAAGCAAAACGCTATGGTGTTTCAATTATTGGCAGTGAAGTAATTGGCTTAACTCCAGCTAAAGCCTTGATTGATTGCGCAGATTATTACTTACAAATTGAAGAATTTGATTATGATAAACAAGTTTTAGAAAATCATTTACTAAATTAG
- a CDS encoding formate--tetrahydrofolate ligase: MVLSDIEIANSVTMKPIEEIAESIGIDKEDLSLYGKYKAKISNIKELDGKDNGKLILVTAITPTPAGEGKTTTSVGLVDALTAIGKKAVIALREPSLGPVFGVKGGAAGGGYAQVVPMEDINLHFTGDFHAIGAANNLLAALLDNHIHQGNTLQIDSRKITWKRVVDMNDRQLRHIVDGLQGRVNGVPREDGFDITVASEIMAILCLANDITDLKNKLRNIIVAYNFDGEPVTAGDLKAEGALTALLKDAIQPNIVQTLEHAPAFIHGGPFANIAHGCNSVLATKLALKYADYAVTEAGFGADLGAEKFIDIKCRLANLKPDAVVLVATIRALKMHGGVKKNELGTENVAAVMDGIPNLAKHLKNITEVYGMPTVVAINKFPTDTPAEIAAVEEACEKLGVSVVLSDVWGKGSEGGKELAEKVVALAEEPNHFSYVYDLEDSIEDKLNKIVQKVYGGKGVELAPSAKKGLKELERLGFGNYPICMAKTQYSFSDDATLIGAPKDFTVTIRNLKVSAGAGFIVALTGAVMTMPGLPKSPAAERIDVDAKGNITGLF, from the coding sequence ATGGTCTTATCAGATATCGAGATTGCCAATTCAGTCACCATGAAACCAATTGAAGAAATTGCCGAGTCAATTGGTATCGATAAAGAAGATTTGTCCCTTTATGGCAAATACAAAGCAAAAATCAGCAATATTAAAGAATTAGATGGAAAAGACAACGGCAAATTAATTTTAGTAACGGCGATTACACCTACCCCAGCTGGTGAAGGGAAAACAACAACATCCGTGGGATTAGTCGACGCTTTAACTGCAATTGGAAAAAAAGCTGTGATTGCTTTACGGGAGCCTTCTTTAGGACCAGTTTTTGGTGTAAAAGGTGGTGCTGCTGGTGGGGGCTATGCCCAAGTAGTCCCAATGGAAGACATCAATTTACATTTTACCGGAGATTTTCATGCCATTGGTGCAGCCAATAATTTATTAGCAGCTTTATTGGACAATCATATTCATCAAGGAAACACGTTACAAATCGACTCGCGTAAGATTACATGGAAACGCGTTGTTGATATGAATGATCGACAATTACGACACATCGTCGACGGCTTGCAAGGTCGCGTAAACGGTGTTCCTCGGGAAGATGGCTTTGATATTACCGTAGCTTCTGAAATTATGGCTATTTTATGTTTGGCAAATGATATTACCGACTTGAAAAACAAATTGCGTAACATTATTGTGGCATATAATTTTGACGGTGAACCTGTCACCGCAGGAGATTTAAAAGCTGAAGGCGCTTTAACCGCATTATTAAAAGATGCTATTCAACCTAATATCGTCCAAACCTTAGAACATGCACCAGCCTTTATTCATGGTGGTCCATTTGCAAATATCGCTCATGGTTGTAACAGTGTATTAGCAACAAAATTGGCGTTAAAATACGCAGATTATGCCGTAACAGAAGCTGGTTTTGGGGCAGATCTTGGAGCAGAAAAATTTATTGATATTAAATGCCGTTTAGCTAATTTAAAACCAGATGCTGTCGTTTTAGTTGCTACGATTCGTGCTTTAAAAATGCATGGTGGTGTTAAAAAGAATGAATTAGGCACTGAAAATGTCGCTGCAGTAATGGATGGAATTCCCAATTTAGCTAAGCACTTGAAAAATATTACGGAAGTTTATGGGATGCCAACAGTTGTTGCAATCAACAAGTTTCCAACAGACACACCAGCAGAAATAGCAGCAGTAGAAGAAGCCTGTGAAAAATTAGGCGTCTCCGTTGTCTTATCTGATGTCTGGGGCAAAGGAAGTGAAGGTGGTAAAGAATTAGCAGAAAAAGTTGTCGCATTAGCAGAGGAGCCTAATCATTTCAGTTATGTTTATGATTTAGAAGATTCTATTGAGGACAAATTAAATAAAATTGTGCAAAAAGTATATGGCGGCAAAGGTGTAGAACTAGCTCCAAGTGCGAAAAAAGGACTAAAGGAATTAGAACGACTTGGTTTTGGAAATTATCCAATATGTATGGCCAAAACACAATATTCCTTTTCTGATGATGCTACATTAATCGGGGCACCAAAAGACTTTACAGTGACCATTCGCAATTTAAAAGTTTCTGCTGGTGCGGGCTTTATCGTAGCTTTGACAGGAGCGGTGATGACAATGCCAGGTTTACCGAAATCTCCTGCTGCCGAAAGAATTGATGTCGACGCAAAAGGTAATATTACCGGTTTGTTCTAG
- the hutH gene encoding histidine ammonia-lyase, whose amino-acid sequence MNTLMKDQTQNFDKSAVIVLDGASLTLEDVIAVARHHVRCEIAESAKEAVIESRKIVDKIVEERRVVYGVNTGFGSLCNVSISKDDTVQLQENLIRTHSSGYGDPFSEDIVRAIMLIRVNSLIKGYSGIRLSTVESLLAMLNAGVHPHIPEKGSLGASGDLAPLAHMVLPLLGLGKAYYNGVLYSGKEAMEKAGLEIIQLSAKEGLAFINGTTVLNAVGALATYDAIQLLKLSDIAGALSLEVHDGISSPFEEDLHTIRPQSGQLATARNIRRLIADSQYITQATPDHVQDPYTLRCMPQIHGASKDSIAYVKEKVEIEINSVTDNPIITRNGEVISGGNFHGEPLAQPFDFLGIAAAEIGNVSERRVERLVNRQLSKLPSFLVKHPGLNSGFMITQYACASLVSENKILAHPASVDSIPSCENQEDFVSMGTTAARTALEIVKNSRRVVATEIMAACQALDIKGYQSGLGKGTKAAYDAFRREVSFIEHDKDIEMYDELNKATAVLENGDFLKEVENKVALDLQFN is encoded by the coding sequence ATGAATACTTTAATGAAAGATCAAACACAAAATTTTGATAAATCTGCTGTAATTGTTTTGGATGGTGCAAGTTTAACATTAGAAGACGTTATCGCAGTTGCACGGCATCATGTACGCTGTGAAATTGCCGAAAGTGCCAAAGAAGCGGTGATTGAATCCCGTAAAATCGTTGACAAAATCGTTGAAGAAAGGCGTGTTGTTTACGGTGTGAATACTGGTTTTGGCTCATTGTGTAACGTCAGCATTTCAAAAGACGATACCGTGCAGTTGCAAGAAAATTTGATTCGTACCCACTCTTCTGGTTATGGCGATCCGTTTTCTGAAGACATCGTGCGGGCCATTATGTTAATTCGGGTAAACTCATTAATTAAAGGGTATTCAGGAATTCGCTTAAGTACCGTTGAAAGTTTATTAGCCATGTTAAATGCTGGGGTACACCCACATATTCCAGAAAAAGGTTCACTGGGGGCATCTGGTGACTTGGCACCATTAGCACACATGGTTTTACCGTTATTAGGACTAGGAAAAGCTTATTACAACGGTGTTTTATATTCTGGTAAAGAAGCAATGGAAAAAGCTGGACTAGAAATTATTCAACTCAGTGCTAAAGAAGGGTTGGCTTTTATTAACGGGACAACGGTTTTAAATGCTGTCGGTGCGTTAGCCACCTATGATGCGATCCAATTATTAAAACTTTCAGATATCGCCGGAGCGCTTTCTTTAGAAGTTCATGATGGCATTTCGAGTCCTTTTGAAGAAGATTTGCATACGATTCGTCCGCAAAGTGGACAATTGGCAACGGCCCGTAATATTCGCCGCTTAATTGCAGACAGCCAATATATCACACAAGCAACCCCAGACCATGTACAAGATCCGTATACCTTGCGTTGTATGCCACAAATTCATGGCGCAAGTAAAGACTCGATTGCATATGTGAAAGAAAAAGTAGAAATTGAAATTAATTCCGTGACAGACAATCCGATTATTACTAGAAACGGCGAAGTTATTTCAGGGGGGAATTTCCATGGGGAACCATTGGCCCAACCCTTTGATTTCCTAGGAATTGCCGCAGCAGAAATCGGGAACGTTTCAGAACGTCGCGTAGAGCGTCTAGTGAATCGTCAGTTAAGCAAACTGCCATCTTTCTTAGTGAAACACCCGGGGCTAAATTCTGGATTTATGATTACGCAATATGCGTGTGCGTCTTTAGTTTCTGAAAATAAAATTTTGGCACATCCAGCAAGTGTGGATTCTATTCCATCTTGTGAAAATCAAGAAGACTTTGTCAGCATGGGGACAACAGCAGCTCGCACAGCTTTAGAAATTGTCAAAAATTCTCGTCGCGTCGTAGCCACAGAAATTATGGCTGCCTGTCAAGCATTGGATATTAAAGGCTATCAAAGTGGCCTTGGAAAAGGAACAAAAGCTGCCTATGATGCTTTTAGACGCGAAGTTTCCTTTATTGAACACGATAAAGATATTGAAATGTACGATGAATTGAACAAAGCAACGGCTGTTTTAGAAAATGGCGACTTCTTAAAAGAAGTCGAAAACAAAGTTGCATTGGATTTACAATTTAACTAA
- a CDS encoding AAA family ATPase, whose protein sequence is MPHTLSFELLGTPTIKVDGETKIFSFSKINALLYYMVVNKQISRDEIAGILWPSKDEKSAKKNLRNTIYQANRGMGGEFIVSPNKTILTFNCDVTVESDTYRFEEDAYTHLEEYRDEFLKGFYLKDSDLFDAWLAKMRNMYEHQFIESCYQKVAEDISFHAVADVEKNIRKLIAIDEFDERNYQLLMRFYIENQRNGKAIETYYELAEILKVELGIEPGEETKQLYQETLKIANQKQGEQRKKRAYHFYDRANEVERLELNLANLKQKKPFQSLLITGDLGVGKSALCQLVLENIQYSYECFKVTCYKAEQNHFLRPFRELLQQLVTVLQQEKMVDVTQWEETFSRQFPFFKDLKGQQLIEEMSLSKLNFLAQSISEALQQLGKKQPVVIFIENLQWMDKASLQLLTSLILHNPHRDIIFVLTLQTGYRKEIYDFIASVRHYEKIITLELLPFKDFEVRAFCEKQLPDYDFQATTLDFIVKESEGVPLYINEYLKQLQESNTLDILTPKIKDELSLQFVNLTPLESELVDFISFFQKVAPMSLLTKLVTAGTTEIYAALDNLNKQGLLKENVYLDEVCFSFHHKKMKQYIYAQQSAMKLRVIHEKIAILLEQKLNEATENSELLAAIGYHYRHAHQELKSLDYELSHHQAFLRIQHELFPIYHQEHLSSQESVRKADPNELEKFKEIGARLKEIETQYAQDSTYQLLLVKFLYLEGRYFINCGDYNQGLENIQRVIVKAKDFHLTTDLLRGYRQMIYYYIQTDNATDMAHYIDLAMEVAISANNNESIGILLRLKGLYHLMIGDLDQAESLFQESITIFNIANRFDEKYNSNIAAAYDYLAEIQRLRSNYDQSIKLEQKAINLCEGNNLMTSLAIFYVDMGITLYAKKDYDQAESYFLKANKLFEVTSSLWKRVQLNAYLTLIYLHKQDYLKVVDYIEKTISYQNQLANPRDSGLVYFIKALVKEQCLNTGIKNIQLDHLLTEDLSYYLTKAMENLSQYRDRYELQLLKETFPDKGRKEISHL, encoded by the coding sequence ATGCCACATACATTATCGTTTGAATTACTAGGAACACCGACTATTAAAGTAGATGGTGAGACTAAAATCTTTTCCTTTTCAAAAATTAATGCCTTATTGTATTACATGGTGGTTAATAAGCAGATTAGTCGAGATGAGATAGCAGGTATTTTATGGCCCAGTAAAGACGAAAAAAGTGCCAAAAAGAATTTACGGAATACTATTTATCAGGCCAATCGCGGAATGGGTGGCGAGTTTATTGTATCGCCCAATAAAACAATTTTAACTTTCAACTGTGATGTGACTGTTGAAAGTGATACTTACCGGTTTGAAGAAGATGCCTATACGCATTTAGAAGAATATCGAGACGAATTTTTGAAAGGTTTTTATTTAAAAGATTCCGATTTATTTGATGCCTGGTTAGCCAAAATGCGTAATATGTATGAACATCAATTTATTGAATCTTGTTATCAAAAAGTTGCTGAGGATATTTCATTTCATGCAGTAGCAGATGTGGAAAAAAACATTCGTAAGTTAATTGCCATTGATGAATTTGATGAGCGAAACTATCAATTGTTGATGCGCTTTTATATTGAAAACCAGCGGAATGGTAAAGCCATTGAAACTTATTATGAACTCGCTGAAATTCTAAAAGTTGAACTGGGCATTGAACCAGGTGAAGAAACAAAACAGCTTTATCAGGAAACTTTGAAAATTGCGAACCAAAAACAAGGAGAACAACGAAAAAAAAGAGCTTATCATTTTTATGACCGAGCCAATGAAGTGGAGCGTCTGGAGTTAAATTTAGCCAATTTAAAACAAAAAAAACCATTTCAATCCCTATTAATTACAGGGGATTTAGGTGTAGGGAAATCGGCACTTTGTCAATTAGTGTTGGAAAACATTCAATATTCCTATGAATGCTTTAAAGTCACTTGTTACAAAGCAGAACAAAATCATTTTTTACGTCCTTTTCGCGAATTACTGCAACAATTGGTGACGGTTTTGCAGCAAGAAAAAATGGTAGATGTTACCCAATGGGAAGAGACGTTTAGTCGCCAATTTCCATTTTTCAAAGATTTAAAAGGCCAACAACTAATAGAAGAAATGTCACTTTCTAAACTCAATTTTTTAGCACAAAGTATCTCAGAAGCTTTGCAACAACTAGGTAAAAAACAACCGGTCGTTATTTTTATTGAAAATTTACAGTGGATGGATAAAGCCAGTCTTCAATTGTTAACTAGTTTAATTTTGCATAATCCACACCGCGACATTATTTTTGTGCTGACGCTGCAAACAGGGTATCGCAAAGAAATTTATGATTTTATCGCAAGTGTACGGCATTATGAAAAAATCATAACCCTGGAATTATTGCCGTTTAAAGACTTTGAGGTACGTGCTTTTTGTGAAAAACAACTACCCGATTACGATTTTCAAGCGACAACGCTGGATTTTATTGTAAAAGAATCAGAAGGGGTACCATTATATATCAATGAATATTTAAAACAGCTACAAGAAAGTAATACACTGGATATTTTAACACCCAAAATAAAAGATGAATTAAGTTTACAATTTGTGAACTTAACGCCTTTAGAATCGGAGTTAGTGGATTTCATTTCTTTCTTTCAAAAAGTTGCTCCCATGAGTTTATTAACAAAATTGGTGACAGCAGGCACTACTGAAATTTATGCAGCTTTAGATAATTTGAATAAACAAGGATTGTTGAAAGAAAATGTTTACCTCGACGAAGTTTGCTTTAGTTTTCATCATAAAAAAATGAAACAATACATTTATGCACAACAATCTGCGATGAAATTGCGCGTGATTCACGAAAAAATTGCCATTTTATTGGAACAGAAGTTAAATGAAGCCACAGAAAACAGTGAATTATTAGCAGCGATTGGGTATCACTATCGCCATGCGCATCAAGAGTTAAAGTCATTGGATTATGAATTGTCTCACCATCAAGCCTTTTTACGTATTCAACACGAATTATTTCCTATTTATCATCAGGAACACTTGTCCTCACAAGAAAGTGTCCGAAAAGCAGACCCTAATGAGTTAGAGAAATTTAAAGAGATTGGGGCCAGACTAAAAGAAATTGAAACACAATACGCCCAAGATAGTACGTATCAATTGTTACTGGTGAAATTTCTTTATTTGGAAGGACGTTACTTTATAAATTGTGGTGATTACAATCAAGGCTTGGAAAATATTCAACGTGTCATTGTCAAAGCCAAAGATTTCCATCTCACCACAGATTTATTGCGCGGCTATCGCCAGATGATTTATTATTATATTCAAACTGATAATGCGACAGATATGGCTCATTATATCGATTTGGCAATGGAAGTTGCCATCAGTGCGAACAACAATGAATCAATTGGGATTTTATTGCGATTAAAAGGCTTGTATCACTTAATGATTGGCGATTTAGATCAAGCAGAATCCCTATTTCAAGAATCAATTACGATTTTTAATATTGCCAATCGTTTTGATGAAAAATACAATAGTAATATTGCAGCGGCATATGATTATCTAGCTGAAATTCAACGGTTACGCTCCAATTATGACCAATCAATTAAATTGGAACAAAAGGCGATTAATCTATGTGAAGGTAATAATTTGATGACAAGTCTGGCTATTTTTTATGTAGATATGGGGATTACCTTATATGCAAAAAAAGACTACGATCAAGCAGAAAGCTATTTTTTAAAGGCAAATAAATTATTTGAAGTAACGTCTTCGCTTTGGAAACGTGTCCAACTCAATGCCTATTTAACCTTGATTTATTTGCATAAACAAGACTATCTTAAAGTAGTAGACTATATTGAAAAAACGATTAGCTATCAAAATCAATTAGCAAATCCGCGAGATAGTGGACTGGTTTATTTCATTAAAGCGTTGGTAAAAGAACAGTGTTTAAACACAGGTATAAAAAATATACAATTGGATCATCTTTTGACAGAAGATTTGTCCTATTATTTGACTAAAGCGATGGAAAATCTTAGTCAGTATCGGGATCGTTACGAATTGCAATTACTAAAGGAAACATTTCCAGATAAGGGAAGAAAAGAAATATCACACTTATAA
- a CDS encoding APC family permease: MQKDVEIPEVSDVKDVDSAELAENENAKFSLGGATLYGINAVIGSGIFLLPRTIYQDLGPASLVAMLLDAVLVLMLAVCFAEVAGYFNKNGGAFQYSKTAFGDFIGFNVGVLGWFVTIIAWAAMAAGFAKLLIQTFPALEGKNTLISICLVIFLSVINSMGIKTSKIFTIVITIAKLIPIIAFTLIAIFFIKSGINGGNFTPFLQLNPDLTLSKAMASTSLTVFYAFIGFEALPVVAGEMRNAKKNVPKAIIGSISIVSLLYFMIIAGTIAMLGTGILQSNAPVQDAFVKMIGPAGKWIISIGALISIAGLNMGDSLMIPRYGASIADEGLLPKVIAKKNKKNAPIIAIIFSGLLTIAFLLSGSFEQLAELSVVFRFFQYIPTALAVIWLRKKDMDNVPAFKLPFGPVIPIISIIVSIWMVAAANPINLVAGVVGVVVASILYVILNKNKMKQAN; the protein is encoded by the coding sequence ATGCAAAAAGACGTAGAAATCCCAGAAGTTTCGGATGTGAAAGACGTTGATTCCGCTGAACTGGCAGAAAATGAGAATGCAAAGTTTAGTTTGGGCGGAGCTACTTTATATGGTATTAATGCCGTGATTGGTTCGGGAATTTTTCTTTTGCCCCGTACAATCTACCAAGATTTAGGACCCGCTTCATTAGTCGCCATGTTACTAGATGCCGTCTTGGTTTTGATGTTGGCCGTATGCTTTGCCGAAGTTGCGGGCTATTTTAATAAAAATGGCGGTGCATTCCAGTATTCAAAAACAGCTTTTGGTGATTTTATCGGCTTTAATGTGGGTGTTCTAGGCTGGTTTGTAACCATTATCGCCTGGGCTGCGATGGCGGCTGGTTTTGCCAAGTTATTAATTCAGACTTTTCCAGCTTTAGAAGGGAAAAATACGTTAATCAGCATTTGTCTTGTCATTTTTCTATCAGTTATCAATAGCATGGGGATCAAAACCTCCAAAATTTTTACCATCGTTATTACAATTGCAAAATTAATTCCGATTATTGCGTTTACGTTGATTGCAATTTTCTTTATTAAAAGTGGGATTAATGGTGGCAATTTCACACCATTTTTGCAATTAAATCCAGATTTAACGCTATCAAAAGCGATGGCTTCCACCTCGCTTACTGTTTTTTATGCTTTTATCGGTTTTGAAGCTTTGCCAGTGGTTGCAGGTGAAATGCGAAACGCCAAAAAAAACGTACCAAAAGCCATTATTGGTTCTATCAGTATTGTTTCATTGCTTTATTTTATGATTATTGCCGGTACAATTGCGATGCTTGGAACAGGCATCTTACAAAGTAATGCACCAGTTCAAGATGCTTTTGTCAAAATGATTGGACCAGCAGGTAAATGGATTATTTCCATCGGTGCTTTAATTTCTATTGCAGGCTTAAACATGGGGGATTCCTTAATGATTCCTCGTTACGGTGCTTCTATTGCCGATGAGGGCTTGTTACCAAAAGTTATTGCTAAGAAAAATAAAAAGAATGCACCTATTATCGCCATTATTTTTTCTGGATTATTAACGATTGCCTTTTTGTTAAGCGGCTCTTTTGAGCAGTTGGCAGAATTATCTGTTGTCTTTCGTTTCTTCCAATATATTCCAACCGCATTGGCTGTTATTTGGTTACGAAAAAAAGACATGGACAATGTCCCAGCATTCAAATTACCTTTTGGTCCGGTAATACCAATAATTTCGATTATCGTTAGTATTTGGATGGTAGCCGCGGCAAATCCAATCAACTTAGTAGCCGGTGTTGTTGGCGTTGTTGTGGCGAGTATCTTATATGTCATTTTGAACAAAAATAAAATGAAACAAGCAAATTAA
- the glmL gene encoding methylaspartate mutase accessory protein GlmL: protein MQKLILLIDFGSTYTKLTLVDPNKRLIVNTVSLPTTSQTDLMLCYQKGKAAVLKDIEQTSVRDVEEYFCSSAWGGFKMVAIGLTQSLTTEAAKRAALGAGSRILKTFCYRLTPANIHEIYQLRPDVVLLTGGSNGGNHEIICQNAKLLTQLPPSIAIIVAGNEAAYNKLAVILKQRKNIYFTENVMPQVNTLNPVPVRQVAQNVFLKKITQSKGIQQVATHSNAPIIPTPTAVLAAAKLLKEGTLTTSGFGDLIILDIGGATTDVHSVGQGLPKADNVFFEGLAEPYLKRTVEGDLGMRSSAESLLAQIFTSTAVKKELLPTDSAALKAACQYRCTHPIFVPKTDREIYYDQFLAQAAAAFALKRHAGNKSALQTPNRTVYYQQGKDLQQFKTLIATGGVVVYSQNPKAILQTELLENGSALLPVHPNLYLDQDYLLAAMGLLSQHYPEVALTILKKRLRQL, encoded by the coding sequence ATGCAAAAACTTATCTTATTAATTGACTTTGGTAGCACATATACAAAACTAACGTTAGTTGATCCTAACAAAAGACTGATTGTTAATACAGTCAGTTTGCCTACCACTAGCCAAACCGACCTCATGCTTTGCTATCAAAAAGGAAAAGCGGCTGTCTTAAAAGATATAGAACAGACTAGTGTGCGTGACGTTGAAGAATATTTTTGTTCTTCTGCTTGGGGTGGTTTCAAAATGGTTGCAATTGGATTAACGCAAAGTTTAACGACAGAAGCGGCTAAAAGAGCAGCTTTAGGTGCAGGAAGTCGTATTTTGAAAACATTTTGTTACCGTCTCACCCCAGCAAATATCCACGAAATTTACCAGTTAAGACCTGATGTCGTTTTATTAACAGGTGGTTCCAATGGCGGTAATCACGAAATTATTTGTCAAAACGCCAAATTACTCACACAGCTACCACCAAGTATCGCAATTATCGTCGCTGGAAATGAAGCGGCTTATAACAAATTGGCGGTAATTTTGAAGCAAAGGAAAAATATCTATTTTACTGAAAATGTCATGCCTCAAGTTAACACCTTAAATCCAGTCCCTGTACGTCAAGTAGCGCAAAATGTTTTTTTAAAAAAAATTACCCAATCAAAAGGGATTCAACAAGTTGCCACCCACAGCAACGCACCAATTATTCCCACTCCTACTGCTGTTTTAGCTGCTGCTAAACTTTTGAAAGAAGGGACTCTTACTACTTCTGGTTTTGGGGATTTAATCATTTTAGATATTGGCGGGGCCACGACAGATGTTCACTCAGTCGGCCAAGGATTGCCCAAAGCTGACAATGTTTTTTTTGAGGGCCTGGCCGAACCTTATTTAAAACGGACCGTTGAAGGAGACTTAGGTATGCGTTCTTCGGCTGAAAGTCTACTCGCACAAATATTTACCAGTACCGCGGTAAAAAAAGAACTTTTACCAACAGATAGCGCTGCCTTAAAAGCAGCTTGTCAGTATCGCTGTACCCACCCGATTTTTGTACCAAAAACTGACCGGGAAATCTATTACGATCAATTTCTCGCCCAAGCTGCTGCCGCATTTGCCTTAAAACGCCATGCTGGAAATAAAAGCGCACTCCAAACGCCAAATCGGACCGTTTATTATCAACAAGGAAAAGACTTGCAACAATTTAAAACCCTAATTGCAACAGGCGGTGTGGTGGTTTACAGCCAAAATCCTAAAGCTATTTTGCAAACAGAACTTTTGGAAAACGGCAGCGCCCTATTACCTGTTCACCCAAATTTGTATCTAGACCAAGATTACTTACTCGCTGCGATGGGACTTTTAAGCCAACATTATCCAGAAGTTGCCCTTACCATTTTGAAAAAAAGATTACGGCAACTTTAG